The Pseudoliparis swirei isolate HS2019 ecotype Mariana Trench chromosome 1, NWPU_hadal_v1, whole genome shotgun sequence genome has a window encoding:
- the znf687b gene encoding zinc finger protein 687b isoform X3: MGDMKTPDFDDLLAAFDIPDIDAKDAIQSAPDESEGPHGVAGAPLGKSDGVVGIGSSLRPPSPSDPQADTSIVSVIVKNKVCLEAADGEEGDTDQDPIDVIAGVDVGPRLGACAPGMAESEALNHNGFGASSVSTPLPLSHSNGTPWSINTPKVSSEAPGASKSHKQGGNIFNRLKPLVAQGSGDPVGRARKMQLLQQQHQQQQDTGQERADGVKASLPSSSSLSAGSSPPAAGGAVGLASPFFPAPPSALSAHPLHSSQPFNGAPKGGPAGFQHQQMEEEEEDDDEDDEEDDESDPDLESPLVIQEGPDSPTCTQPSRRYKSDSVSTQPTSSTASHPKPGDAPSGASLTSSTPQSGSMESPQLEDRHPEHVIEERDSPESPEPEAPKSQAASKRSSSPAVASTPPPTELRDPKEEEEEIEVNNGIEKVADGKADKGDTGRTSEEKTEADDAKLQSVSTDGEAGVAAPAASGAPARPLKVRIKTIKTSTGGITRTVTRVAPKGGPAGKGQDKTGERKVLGNKGQKLEASSGHMTTTSQKVSALNALPVSTLAASSVMLAAASKVQNKMAASDKAKVSATAVSITKSAALPATPAVASSPKFSVAAGGISVRTSTNKTAGGALQPNKPASIVNSTGAVISRSQSSLVEAFNKILNSKNLLPSYKPDLSAPPPPEWGLPLPAAGYRCLECGDAFALERSLARHYDRRSLRIEVTCNHCAKRLAFFNKCSLLLHAREHKERGLVMQCSHLVMRPVTVEQMIGQQDMAPIGGPLTSSSSSPPVSSPSTTSGGPAVSAGSSPMKEGSAPATPRPVRRAPQGPQALMPLPCKKAELLQYNSYKCPECQSQFSGKAELVTHFQQIRAAPNSTCTQCSPPMMLPNSCAVSAHQRVHKHRAPHVCPECGGIARQASFQTHLEEACLHFARRIGYRCSSCQVVFGGLNSIKSHIQTAHCEVFHKCPSCPMAFKSSPSAQSHISTQHPTLTGGQAKMIYKCVMCDTVFTQKPLLYMHFDTHLAKQKVHVFKCPDCTKLYAQKGSMMEHIKTAHRGPSAKQTESQPDASTASTAASAPTNTSGPSGPKSKSSGKPDNSDGEDWGRDQEEEDDEEEEDDEDDDGDEDYEAPGANSTAAGGSSSQPPAPTEWTCPQCQSTFTDNEDYLSHVKTEHGKFPCRICGGTFSTSSSLRRHERVIHEGNKRVFHCQYCTEGKRTFGSRFLLDKHIRLHHRTTDGQERPMTRKRAATGGEGPGSSSEQDGEGGPPGGRAGDEEENGPEDGEEFAAAPAKRSRTSAAPNEPEEEDNIFRCVPCGFSTEDGAEFQRHIPQHRADTASFQCLQCGVCFASAGSLSRHRFIAHRVRDAHGDAERGTQRAHATPDGSPAGSPQAQGEDGDGNLICKVCGRRFDKASDLNTHFRTHGMAFLTAHKTDKPQ, encoded by the exons ATGGGGGACATGAAGACCCCAGATTTTGATGACCTGTTGGCAGCATTTGACATTCCTGACATAGATGCCAAAGATGCCATCCAGTCTGCCCCGGATGAGTCAGAGGGACCCCACGGAGTTGCAGGTGCACCTCTGGGAAAGTCAGATGGTGTGGTGGGTATCGGGTCATCCTTAAGACCGCCGAGCCCCTCGGACCCCCAGGCGGACACTTCAATTGTTAGTGTGATCGTGAAGAATAAAGTCTGCCTCGAGGCTGCGGACGGAGAGGAGGGCGACACAGACCAGGACCCCATCGACGTGATCGCAGGGGTCGATGTGGGTCCGAGACTCGGGGCGTGCGCCCCTGGAATGGCTGAATCTGAGGCGCTCAACCACAACGGTTTTGGGGCATCGAGTGTGTCcacgcccctccccctcagccATTCTAACGGAACGCCGTGGTCAATAAACACCCCGAAAGTTTCTTCAGAAGCACCGGGCGCATCGAAGTCTCACAAGCAGGGCGGGAACATTTTCAACAGACTGAAACCGCTTGTGGCACAGGGGTCTGGAGATCCAGTGGGCCGGGCGAGGAAGATGCAGCTTCTGCAGCAgcaacaccagcagcagcaggatacGGGCCAAGAGCGGGCCGACGGCGTCAAAGCGTCGTTACCTTCGTCTTCCTCCCTATCGGCCGGGTcgtctcctccggctgcagGCGGGGCGGTCGGACTCGCCTCGCCTTTCTTTCCCGCTCCACCCTCCGCCCTATCGGCACACCCGCTGCACTCGTCTCAGCCTTTTAACGGAGCTCCCAAAGGTGGCCCTGCTGGATTTCAGCACcaacagatggaggaggaggaggaggatgatgatgaggatgatgaggaggatgatgagtCTGACCCTGATTTGGAGAGTCCTCTGGTGATCCAAGAGGGCCCCGACTCCCCGACATGCACTCAGCCGAGCCGCCGTTACAAGTCGGACTCCGTCTCAACGCAGCCCACCTCTTCGACGGCGTCTCACCCGAAGCCTGGGGACGCTCCCTCAGGGGCGTCTCTGACTTCATCCACGCCCCAGTCCGGCTCAATGGAGAGTCCCCAGCTGGAGGACAGACACCCGGAACACGTCATCGAAGAGCGAGACTCGCCGGAGAGTCCTGAGCCAGAGGCGCCAAAATCTCAAGCTGCATCAAAAAGGAGCTCCAGCCCCGCAGtggcctccactcctcctcccactgaaCTGCGGGAccccaaagaggaggaggaagagattgaAGTGAACAATGGGATCGAGAAGGTCGCCGATGGAAAAGCAGACAAGGGAGACACCGGGAGAACGAGCGAGGAGAAGACGGAGGCAGATGATGCAAAGCTTCAATCTGTGTCCACTGATGGAGAAGCAGGCGTTGCTGCACCTGCTGCTTCTGGAGCTCCAGCCCGACCCCTCAAAGTCCGAATAAAAACGATTAAAACGTCCACAGGCGGAATCACCAGGACCGTGACGAGGGTCGCTCCTAAAGGTGGGCCGGCGGGAAAAGGTCAGGACAAAACTGGGGAACGTAAGGTTTTGGGAAACAAGGGCCAGAAGCTTGAAGCGTCctcgggtcacatgaccacaaccTCCCAGAAAGTAAGCGCTCTCAACGCTCTGCCCGTGTCCACGCTGGCGGCCAGCAGCGTGATGCTCGCCGCCGCCTCCAAGGTCCAGAACAAAATGGCTGCGTCTGACAAGGCCAAGGTGTCCGCCACGGCGGTCAGCATCACGAAGTCCGCGGCGCTGCCCGCGACTCCCGCCGTGGCCTCCTCTCCCAAGTTCTCCGTTGCCGCGGGCGGGATCAGCGTGCGCACGTCCACGAACAAGACGGCCGGCGGCGCCCTGCAGCCGAACAAACCGGCCTCCATCGTCAACAGCACGGGGGCCGTCATCTCCCGCAGCCAGTCGAGCCTGGTGGAGGCGTTCAACAAGATCCTGAACAGCAAGAACCTCTTGCCGAGCTACAAGCCGGACCtctcggcgccgccgccgcccgagTGGGGCCTCCCGCTGCCGGCCGCGGGGTACCGGTGCCTGGAGTGCGGCGACGCCTTCGCCCTGGAGCGCAGCCTGGCTCGGCACTACGACCGGCGGTCGCTCCGCATCGAGGTGACGTGCAACCACTGCGCCAAGAGGCTGGCCTTCTTCAACAAGTGCAGCCTGCTGCTGCACGCCAGGGAACACAAGGAGCGCGGGCTGGTCATGCAGTGCTCGCACCTGGTCATGAGGCCCGTCACCGTGGAGCAGATGATCGGTCAGCAGGACATGGCGCCCATCGGCG GCCCGCTcacctcttcgtcctcctcccctccagtcTCATCCCCTTCGACCACGTCCGGGGGCCCCGCCGTCtctgccggctccagtcccatGAAGGAGGGCTCGGCTCCGGCGACGCCTCGTCCGGTCCGCCGCGCCCCCCAGGGCCCCCAAGCACTGATGCCTCTGCCTTGCAAGAAGGCCGAGCTTCTGCAGTACAACAGCTACAAATGTCCGGAGTGCCAATCGCAATTCTCGGGCAAGGCCGAGCTGGTCACCCACTTCCAGCAGATCAGAGCGGCTCCCAACTCG ACGTGTACGCAATGCTCGCCTCCCATGATGCTGCCCAACTCGTGCGCCGTGTCGGCCCACCAGAGGGTCCACAAACACCGAGCGCCTCACGTCTGTCCCGAGTGTGGGGGCATCGCCCGGCAGGCCAGCTTCCAgacccacctggaggaggcgtGTCTGCACTTCGCCAGGCGCATTGGATACAG GTGCTCGAGCTGCCAGGTCGTGTTCGGAGGGTTGAACTCCATCAAGTCCCACATTCAGACCGCTCACTGCGAGGTCTTCCACAAGTGCCCCAGCTGCCCCATGGCCTTCAAGTCTTCCCCCAGCGCCCAGAGCCACATCAGCACCCAGCACCCAACGCTGACCGGAGGACAGGCCAA AATGATCTACAAGTGTGTGATGTGCGATACGGTTTTTACCCAGAAACCCTTGCTCTACATGCACTTTGACACCCATTTAGCCAAGCAAAAAGTGCACGTGTTCAAGTGTCCTGACTGCACCAAGCTCTACGCCCAGAAAGGATCCATGATGGAACATATTAAG ACGGCTCACAGAGGGCCGTCAGCCAAACAGACAGAGTCTCAGCCCGACgcctccaccgcctccaccGCCGCCTCGGCCCCGACCAACACGTCCGGCCCCTCCGGCCCCAAATCAAAGTCCTCTGGGAAACCGGACAACTCTGACGGAGAGGACTGGGGTcgggaccaggaggaggaagacgacgaggaggaagaggacgacgaggacgacgacGGGGACGAGGACTACGAGGCTCCGGGGGCTAACTCGACCGCCGCGGGCGGCAGCAGCAGTCAGCCCCCCGCCCCCACGGAGTGGACCTGCCCCCAGTGTCAGTCCACCTTCACCGACAACGAAGACTATTTGAGTCACGTGAAGACAGAGCACGGCAAG TTTCCTTGTCGTATCTGTGGAGGCACGTTCAGCACGTCTTCCAGCCTGAGACGTCACGAGCGCGTCATTCATGAGGGCAATAAGAGAGTCTTCCACTGCCA GTATTGTACAGAAGGGAAACGCACCTTTGGTAGTCGATTCTTACTGGACAAGCACATTCGGCTCCATCACAGAACCACAGATGGACAG GAAAGACCCATGACCAGGAAGCGAGCAGCCACAGGGGGAGAGGGACCAGGGAGCTCCTCGGAGCAGGACGGCGAGGGCGGCCCCCCCGGAGGCAGGgcaggagacgaggaagagaaCGGCCCCGAGGACGGCGAGGAGTTCGCCGCAGCTCCTGCGAAGAGAAGCAGGACGTCCGCGGCCCCCAACGAGCCggaggaggaagacaacatTTTTCGCTGCGTCCCCTGCGGCTTCTCCACCGAGGATGGGGCGGAGTTCCAGCGCCACATCCCCCAGCACCGGGCCGACACCGCCTCCTTCCAGTGCCTGCAGTGCGGCGTCTGCTTCGCGTCCGCCGGCTCCCTCAGCAGGCACCGCTTCATCGCTCACCGCGTGCGGGACGCCCACGGCGACGCGGAGCGCGGCACCCAGCGCGCCCACGCCACGCCCGACGGCTCGCCCGCCGGCTCCCCTCAGGCGCAGGGCGAGGACGGAGATGGGAACCTGATCTGCAAGGTGTGCGGCCGGCGTTTCGACAAGGCCTCGGACCTCAACACTCACTTCAGGACCCACGGCATGGCCTTCCTCACCGCACACAAGACGGACAAGCCCCAGTAG